In Mycobacterium tuberculosis H37Rv, a single window of DNA contains:
- the lsr2 gene encoding iron-regulated H-NS-like protein produces the protein MAKKVTVTLVDDFDGSGAADETVEFGLDGVTYEIDLSTKNATKLRGDLKQWVAAGRRVGGRRRGRSGSGRGRGAIDREQSAAIREWARRNGHNVSTRGRIPADVIDAYHAAT, from the coding sequence ATGGCGAAGAAAGTAACCGTCACCTTGGTCGACGATTTCGACGGTTCGGGCGCCGCCGACGAAACGGTCGAATTCGGGCTTGACGGGGTGACCTATGAGATCGACCTTTCCACTAAGAATGCCACGAAACTGCGTGGCGACCTGAAGCAATGGGTGGCGGCGGGCCGTCGCGTCGGTGGGCGCCGGCGCGGCCGTTCCGGATCCGGCCGTGGACGTGGCGCGATCGACCGCGAGCAGAGCGCGGCGATCCGCGAATGGGCTCGTCGTAACGGGCACAATGTGTCGACGCGAGGCCGGATCCCGGCCGACGTCATCGACGCATACCACGCGGCGACCTGA
- a CDS encoding type III pantothenate kinase, producing the protein MLLAIDVRNTHTVVGLLSGMKEHAKVVQQWRIRTESEVTADELALTIDGLIGEDSERLTGTAALSTVPSVLHEVRIMLDQYWPSVPHVLIEPGVRTGIPLLVDNPKEVGADRIVNCLAAYDRFRKAAIVVDFGSSICVDVVSAKGEFLGGAIAPGVQVSSDAAAARSAALRRVELARPRSVVGKNTVECMQAGAVFGFAGLVDGLVGRIREDVSGFSVDHDVAIVATGHTAPLLLPELHTVDHYDQHLTLQGLRLVFERNLEVQRGRLKTAR; encoded by the coding sequence GTGCTGCTGGCGATTGACGTCCGCAACACCCACACCGTTGTGGGCCTGCTGTCCGGAATGAAAGAGCACGCAAAGGTCGTGCAGCAGTGGCGGATACGCACCGAATCCGAAGTCACCGCCGACGAACTGGCACTGACGATCGACGGGCTGATCGGCGAGGATTCCGAGCGGCTCACCGGTACCGCCGCCTTGTCCACGGTCCCGTCCGTGCTGCACGAGGTGCGGATAATGCTCGACCAGTACTGGCCGTCGGTGCCGCACGTGCTGATCGAGCCCGGAGTACGCACCGGGATCCCTTTGCTCGTCGACAACCCGAAGGAAGTGGGCGCAGACCGCATCGTGAACTGTTTGGCCGCCTATGACCGGTTCCGGAAGGCCGCCATCGTCGTTGACTTTGGATCCTCGATCTGTGTTGATGTTGTATCGGCCAAGGGTGAATTTCTTGGCGGCGCCATCGCGCCCGGGGTGCAGGTGTCTTCCGATGCCGCGGCGGCCCGCTCGGCGGCATTGCGCCGCGTTGAACTTGCCCGCCCACGTTCGGTGGTTGGCAAGAACACCGTCGAATGCATGCAAGCCGGTGCGGTGTTCGGCTTCGCCGGGCTGGTAGACGGGTTGGTAGGCCGCATCCGCGAGGACGTGTCCGGTTTCTCCGTCGACCACGATGTCGCGATCGTGGCTACCGGGCATACCGCGCCCCTGCTGCTGCCGGAATTGCACACCGTCGACCATTACGACCAGCACCTGACCTTGCAGGGTCTGCGGCTGGTGTTCGAGCGTAACCTCGAAGTCCAGCGCGGCCGGCTCAAGACGGCGCGCTGA
- the panD gene encoding aspartate 1-decarboxylase (spartate alpha-decarboxylase), protein MLRTMLKSKIHRATVTCADLHYVGSVTIDADLMDAADLLEGEQVTIVDIDNGARLVTYAITGERGSGVIGINGAAAHLVHPGDLVILIAYATMDDARARTYQPRIVFVDAYNKPIDMGHDPAFVPENAGELLDPRLGVG, encoded by the coding sequence ATGTTACGGACGATGCTGAAGTCGAAGATCCACCGCGCCACGGTGACCTGCGCCGACCTGCACTACGTCGGCTCGGTGACCATCGATGCCGACTTGATGGACGCCGCCGACCTGCTGGAAGGCGAACAGGTAACCATCGTCGATATCGACAACGGTGCTCGACTGGTCACCTACGCGATCACCGGCGAACGCGGCAGTGGTGTGATTGGCATCAACGGTGCCGCCGCGCACTTGGTGCATCCGGGGGATCTGGTGATTCTGATTGCGTACGCGACGATGGACGACGCCCGGGCCCGCACATACCAGCCGCGGATCGTGTTTGTCGACGCTTACAACAAACCGATCGACATGGGCCACGATCCGGCATTTGTGCCCGAAAACGCGGGCGAGCTGCTAGACCCCCGGCTCGGTGTGGGATAG
- the lysS gene encoding lysine--tRNA ligase (Lysyl-tRNA synthetase 1 LysS (LysRS 1) (lysine translase)), protein MSAADTAEDLPEQFRIRRDKRARLLAQGRDPYPVAVPRTHTLAEVRAAHPDLPIDTATEDIVGVAGRVIFARNSGKLCFATLQDGDGTQLQVMISLDKVGQAALDAWKADVDLGDIVYVHGAVISSRRGELSVLADCWRIAAKSLRPLPVAHKEMSEESRVRQRYVDLIVRPEARAVARLRIAVVRAIRTALQRRGFLEVETPVLQTLAGGAAARPFATHSNALDIDLYLRIAPELFLKRCIVGGFDKVFELNRVFRNEGADSTHSPEFSMLETYQTYGTYDDSAVVTRELIQEVADEAIGTRQLPLPDGSVYDIDGEWATIQMYPSLSVALGEEITPQTTVDRLRGIADSLGLEKDPAIHDNRGFGHGKLIEELWERTVGKSLSAPTFVKDFPVQTTPLTRQHRSIPGVTEKWDLYLRGIELATGYSELSDPVVQRERFADQARAAAAGDDEAMVLDEDFLAALEYGMPPCTGTGMGIDRLLMSLTGLSIRETVLFPIVRPHSN, encoded by the coding sequence GTGAGTGCCGCTGACACAGCAGAAGACCTTCCTGAGCAGTTCCGGATTCGCCGGGACAAGCGCGCTCGCTTGCTGGCCCAGGGGCGCGATCCCTATCCCGTCGCGGTGCCGCGCACTCACACGTTGGCCGAGGTTCGCGCCGCCCACCCTGACTTGCCGATCGATACCGCGACCGAAGACATCGTCGGCGTCGCGGGCCGAGTGATCTTTGCGCGCAACTCGGGAAAGCTATGCTTTGCGACACTTCAGGACGGCGATGGTACCCAGCTGCAAGTGATGATCAGCCTCGACAAGGTCGGCCAGGCTGCTCTCGACGCATGGAAAGCCGATGTCGACCTGGGCGACATCGTCTACGTGCATGGCGCGGTGATCAGTTCGCGCCGCGGCGAGCTGTCCGTCCTGGCGGATTGCTGGCGGATCGCCGCCAAGTCGCTGCGGCCGCTTCCCGTCGCGCACAAAGAGATGAGTGAAGAGTCGCGGGTTCGTCAGCGCTATGTTGACCTCATAGTTCGACCGGAAGCGCGCGCGGTGGCTCGACTACGGATCGCCGTCGTCCGCGCGATCCGGACGGCGCTTCAACGTCGTGGGTTCCTGGAAGTCGAGACGCCCGTCTTGCAGACGTTAGCCGGTGGTGCGGCGGCCCGTCCGTTCGCCACTCATTCCAATGCCCTAGACATCGATCTGTACCTGCGGATCGCGCCGGAACTGTTCCTCAAGCGCTGCATCGTGGGTGGTTTCGACAAGGTCTTCGAACTTAATCGAGTGTTCCGAAACGAAGGAGCCGATTCCACGCATTCTCCGGAATTCTCCATGCTGGAGACCTACCAGACCTACGGAACCTATGACGATTCGGCAGTCGTCACCCGGGAGCTTATTCAAGAGGTGGCCGATGAGGCGATCGGAACCAGACAACTGCCGTTGCCCGACGGCAGTGTCTATGACATCGACGGAGAATGGGCGACTATACAAATGTACCCGTCGCTGTCTGTGGCGCTCGGTGAAGAGATCACACCGCAGACGACGGTCGATCGCTTACGTGGGATCGCCGATAGCCTTGGCCTGGAGAAAGACCCAGCGATTCATGACAACCGTGGCTTCGGCCACGGCAAACTCATCGAGGAACTCTGGGAGCGCACAGTGGGCAAGAGCTTGAGCGCACCCACATTTGTCAAGGATTTTCCGGTTCAGACAACGCCTTTGACCCGTCAGCACCGCAGTATCCCCGGCGTAACCGAGAAGTGGGACCTCTATCTGCGCGGAATCGAACTTGCCACCGGCTACTCGGAATTAAGCGACCCGGTAGTCCAGCGGGAGAGATTCGCCGACCAGGCCCGTGCCGCGGCCGCTGGCGATGACGAAGCGATGGTGCTTGACGAGGATTTTCTGGCCGCTCTGGAGTACGGCATGCCACCGTGCACCGGAACCGGAATGGGTATCGATCGGTTGTTGATGTCTTTGACTGGGTTGTCAATTAGGGAGACAGTTTTGTTCCCGATTGTTCGACCACACTCCAACTGA
- the panC gene encoding pantothenate synthetase (pantoate--beta-alanine ligase PanC; pantothenate synthetase (pantoate activating enzyme)) — translation MTIPAFHPGELNVYSAPGDVADVSRALRLTGRRVMLVPTMGALHEGHLALVRAAKRVPGSVVVVSIFVNPMQFGAGEDLDAYPRTPDDDLAQLRAEGVEIAFTPTTAAMYPDGLRTTVQPGPLAAELEGGPRPTHFAGVLTVVLKLLQIVRPDRVFFGEKDYQQLVLIRQLVADFNLDVAVVGVPTVREADGLAMSSRNRYLDPAQRAAAVALSAALTAAAHAATAGAQAALDAARAVLDAAPGVAVDYLELRDIGLGPMPLNGSGRLLVAARLGTTRLLDNIAIEIGTFAGTDRPDGYRAILESHWRN, via the coding sequence ATGACGATTCCTGCGTTCCATCCCGGTGAACTCAATGTGTACTCGGCACCGGGGGATGTCGCCGATGTCAGTCGCGCACTGCGACTCACCGGCCGGCGAGTGATGTTGGTGCCTACTATGGGTGCGCTGCACGAAGGCCACCTCGCGTTGGTGCGTGCGGCCAAGCGGGTGCCCGGATCGGTCGTCGTCGTGTCGATCTTCGTCAACCCGATGCAATTCGGTGCCGGGGAAGATCTCGACGCCTATCCCCGCACCCCGGACGACGACCTGGCGCAACTGCGGGCCGAAGGCGTGGAAATCGCTTTCACGCCAACTACCGCGGCGATGTATCCCGACGGCCTGCGCACCACCGTGCAACCCGGTCCGTTGGCCGCCGAACTCGAGGGCGGCCCGCGGCCAACCCATTTCGCCGGCGTGCTGACGGTCGTGCTAAAGCTGCTGCAGATCGTGCGCCCGGATCGGGTGTTCTTCGGTGAGAAGGACTACCAGCAGCTGGTGCTGATCCGGCAGCTGGTCGCGGACTTCAACCTCGATGTCGCGGTGGTCGGCGTGCCGACCGTGCGCGAAGCCGACGGGCTGGCGATGTCGTCGCGCAACCGCTACCTGGACCCGGCCCAGCGTGCGGCGGCCGTCGCGCTCTCGGCGGCGCTAACGGCCGCAGCGCATGCGGCAACGGCTGGCGCGCAGGCCGCGCTGGATGCCGCCCGTGCGGTGCTCGACGCTGCACCCGGCGTGGCGGTCGACTACCTGGAGCTGCGCGATATCGGGCTTGGCCCGATGCCGCTCAACGGTTCCGGTCGGCTGCTGGTTGCTGCCCGGCTTGGCACCACCAGGCTGCTGGACAACATTGCGATTGAAATCGGAACTTTCGCCGGCACCGACCGCCCGGACGGATACCGGGCAATCCTCGAATCACATTGGAGAAACTGA